The following are from one region of the Vicugna pacos chromosome 9, VicPac4, whole genome shotgun sequence genome:
- the BCAT2 gene encoding branched-chain-amino-acid aminotransferase, mitochondrial isoform X4: protein MTQKPHKKPDPSKPLLFGKTFTDHMLMVEWNREKGWGQPRIQPFQTLTLHPASSALHYSLQLFEGMKAFKGRDQQVRLFRPWLNMDRMLRSALRLCLPSFDKVELLECIRRLVEVDKDWVPSGAGTSLYVRPVFIGNQPSLGVGNPTQALLYVILCPVGSYFPGDALSPVSLLADPTFIRAWVGGVGDCKLGGNYGPTVFVQQEAEKRGCEQVLWLYGPDHQLTEVGTMNIFIFWTYEDGVLELVTPPLDGVILPGVVRQSLLDLAHSWGEFRVTEQKITMKEFMRALEDGRVREVFGSGTACQVCPVHRILYEGKHLHIPTMENGPELILRFQKELKAIQCGTKAHEWMLLV, encoded by the exons CCGATCCCAGCAAGCCCCTGCTGTTTGGGAAGACATTCACAGACCACATGCTGATGGTGGAATGGAACAGAGAGAAGGGCTGGGGCCAGCCCCGAATCCAGCCCTTCCAGACCCTCACGCTGCACCCGGCTAGCTCCGCTCTCCACTACTCCCTGCAG CTCTTTGAAGGCATGAAGGCGTTCAAAGGTAGGGACCAGCAGGTGCGCCTCTTCCGACCGTGGCTCAACATGGACCGGATGCTACGCTCAGCCCTGCGCCTCTGCCTGCCG AGCTTTGACAAGGTCGAGTTGCTTGAGTGCATCCGCCGGCTGGTGGAAGTGGACAAGGACTGGGTTCCCAGCGGCGCCGGCACCAGCCTCTACGTGCGGCCGGTGTTCATTGGCAACCAG CCCTCGCTAGGTGTTGGCAATCCCACGCAAGCCCTCCTGTACGTCATTCTCTGCCCCGTGGGCTCCTACTTCCCCGGAGATGCCTTGAGCCCTGTCTCCCTCCTAGCCGACCCCACGTTCATCCGGGCCTGGGTGGGTGGGGTCGGCGACTGCAAGCTGGGGGG GAATTATGGGCCCACCGTGTTTGTGCAGCAGGAGGCAGAAAAAAGGGGCTGTGAACAGGTCCTCTGGCTGTATGGGCCCGACCACCAACTCACCGAAGTGGGCACCATGAACATCTTCATCTTCTGGACCTATGAAGATGGGG TGCTGGAACTGGTGACCCCCCCGCTGGACGGTGTCATCCTGCCTGGAGTAGTCCGACAGAGCCTGCTGGACCTGGCCCATTCCTGG GGTGAGTTCCGGGTGACAGAGCAGAAGATCACCATGAAGGAGTTCATGAGGGCATTGGAGGACGGGCGGGTTCGGGAAGTTTTTGGTTCAGGCACCGCTTGCCAGGTCTGCCCCGTGCACCGAATCCTGTATGAAGGCAAG cacctccacattCCAACCATGGAAAACGGCCCTGAGCTTATCCTCCGCTTCCAGAAGGAGCTGAAGGCTATCCAG TGCGGAACGAAAGCCCACGAGTGGATGCTTCTGGTGTGA
- the FGF21 gene encoding fibroblast growth factor 21 — protein sequence MDWDEAKFEHRGLWVPVLTVLLLGACQARPIPDSSPLLQFGGQVRQRYLYTDDVQETEAHLEIRADGTVVGVARQSPESLLELKALKPGVIQILGVKTSRFLCQGPDGRLYGSLHFNPEACSFRELLLEDGYNVYQSEAFGFPLRLPPSSSSNRDPATRGPSRFLPLPGLPPAPPKHPGILAPEPPDVGSSDPLSMVGPSYSRSPSYTS from the exons ATGGACTGGGACGAGGCCAAGTTCGAGCATCGGGGACTGTGGGTCCCAGTGCTCACTGTCCTTCTGCTGGGAGCCTGCCAGGCACGCCCCATTCCTGactccagccccctcctccaaTTCGGGGGCCAAGTCCGGCAGCGGTACCTCTACACGGATGACGTCCAGGAGACAGAAGCCCACCTGGAGATCAGGGCTGACGGCACAGTGGTGGGGGTGGCCCGCCAGAGCCCTGAAA GTCTCTTGGAGCTGAAAGCCCTGAAGCCAGGGGTAATTCAGATCTTGGGAGTCAAGACATCCAGGTTCCTATGCCAGGGACCAGATGGGAGGCTGTATGGATCG CTCCACTTCAATCCAGAGGCCTGCAGCTTCCGGGAGTTGCTTCTTGAGGATGGATACAACGTTTATCAGTCTGAGGCTTTTGGCTTCCCACTCCGCCTGCCCCCCAGCAGCTCCTCGAATCGGGATCCAGCTACCCGGGGACCTTCCCGCTTCCTGCCGCTGCCAGGCCTGCCCCCGGCACCTCCAAAGCATCCAGGGATCTTGGCTCCCGAGCCTCCTGACGTGGGCTCCTCAGACCCCCTGAGCATGGTGGGGCCTTCATACAGCAGAAGCCCCAGCTACACTTCCTGA
- the FUT1 gene encoding galactoside alpha-(1,2)-fucosyltransferase 1, translating into MWAPSRRHLCLTLLLVCVSAAILFFHIHQDLLHDALDLSALCPDHNLVTSPVAIFCLSGTPVNPNASISCPKHPASFSGTWTIYPDGRFGNQMGQYATLLALAQLNGRQAFIQPSMHAALAPVFRITLPVLAPEVDRHAPWRELELHDWMSEEYAHLEEPWLKLTGFPCSWTFFHHLREQILREFTLHDYLRQDAQRLLSQLRLRRTGKRPSTFVGVHVRRGDYLEVMPHRWKGVVGDHSYLQQAMDWFRARHEAPIFVVTSNGMGWCRKNIDTSQGDVIFAGNGQEDAPGKDFALLVQCNHTIMTIGTFGFWAAYLAGGDTVYLANFTLPNSKFLKIFKPKAAFLPEWVGINADLSPLHM; encoded by the coding sequence ATGTGGGCCCCCAGCCGCCGTCACCTCTGTCTGACCTTACTGCTGGTCTGTGTTTCTGCTGCAATCCTCTTCTTCCACATCCACCAAGACCTCCTTCATGATGCCTTGGACCTGTCTGCCCTGTGTCCAGACCATAACCTGGTGACATCCCCTGTGGCCATCTTCTGCCTGTCGGGCACGCCTGTAAATcccaatgcctccatttcctGTCCCAAGCATCCAGCCTCGTTCTCAGGAACCTGGACTATCTACCCAGACGGTCGGTTTGGGAACCAGATGGGGCAGTACGCCACGCTGCTGGCCCTGGCCCAGCTGAACGGCCGCCAGGCCTTCATCCAGCCCTCTATGCACGCTGCCTTGGCCCCCGTGTTCCGCATCACCCTGCCCGTGCTGGCGCCCGAGGTGGACCGCCACGCGCCTTGGCGGGAGCTCGAGCTGCACGACTGGATGTCGGAGGAGTACGCCCACTTGGAGGAGCCTTGGCTGAAGCTCACCGGCTTCCCCTGCTCCTGGACCTTCTTCCACCATCTCCGGGAACAGATCCTCCGCGAGTTCACCCTGCACGACTACCTCAGGCAAGATGCCCAGCGTTTACTGAGTCAACTCCGCCTGCGACGCACTGGGAAGCGCCCGAGCACCTTCGTGGGTGTGCACGTGCGCCGGGGGGACTATCTGGAGGTGATGCCCCACCGCTGGAAGGGTGTGGTGGGAGATCACTCTTACCTCCAGCAGGCTATGGACTGGTTCCGGGCCCGGCATGAAGCCCCCATCTTTGTGGTCACCAGCAATGGCATGGGGTGGTGCCGGAAAAATATTGACACCTCCCAGGGGGATGTGATCTTTGCTGGAAATGGGCAGGAGGATGCCCCTGGTAAGGACTTTGCTCTCCTCGTGCAGTGCAACCACACCATCATGACTATCGGTACCTTTGGCTTCTGGGCCGCCTACCTGGCTGGTGGAGACACTGTCTACCTGGCCAACTTCACCCTGCCTAACTCCAAATTCCTGAAAATCTTTAAACCTAAGGCTGCCTTCCTGCCTGAGTGGGTGGGCATTAATGCAGACTTGTCTCCACTCCACATGTAG
- the IZUMO1 gene encoding izumo sperm-egg fusion protein 1 isoform X4 produces the protein MEDKPTLEKASWSLLKDMKRVTDSDVNGQLFVKELLWMLHLAKDTFASYAAQFQKEGFCPNKCGLMLQPLIWCSTCQEQVHACRKSLDCGERKVEVHQMEDMILDCELNWHKISQGLTDYSFYRVWQNNSETLMSKGIQPTLTKIMVSPEDAGIYRCELGSVKSSPATIIHFRVTVLPKRIVEEIPSPNTETQDEMAPGEVTLGRPQPSTTLQSQSSKPENVLRSRLVGLLIWGFVVLIAGVVTAILYFGSGKVIDFIKSSWFSTGHGDAQDSGVSAEKTDKSGRK, from the exons ATGGAAG acaAACCAACACTAGAAAAAGCATCCTGGAGTTTGCTGAAGGATATGAAACGCGTCACAGACAGCGACGTAAATG GTCAGCTCTTTGTGAAAGAGCTGTTGTGGATGTTGCACCTGGCAAAGGATACCTTTGCCAGCTACGCTGCTCAGTTTCAAAAAGAGG GTTTTTGTCCCAACAAATGTG GTTTGATGTTGCAGCCTCTGATCTGGTGCAGTACCTGCCAGGAGCAGGTTCACGCTTGTCGAAAGTCCTTGGATTGCGGAG AGCGCAAAGTCGAGGTCCATCAAATGGAAGATATGATCCTGGACTGTGAGCTCAACTGGCATAAAATCTCTCAAGGCCTGACCGATTACAGCTTTTACAGG GTTTGGCAGAACAATTCTGAGACCTTGATGTCCAAGGGGATACAGCCAACCCTGACCAAGATCATGGTGAGTCCAGAGGATGCAGGCATCTACCGCTGCGAGCTGGGTTCTGTGAAATCCAGTCCAGCCACGATCATCCATTTTCGTGTCACAG TATTGCCCAAAAGAATCGTGGAGGAGATACCATCACCAAACACCGAAACCCAGGATGAGATGGCACCGGGTGAGGTGACTCTGGGTCGCCCCCAGCCGTCCACAACCCTCCAGTCACAGTCATCGAAGCCCGAGAATGTGCTAAGAAGCCGCCTCGTGGGGCTGCTGATCTGGGGCTTCGTGGTGCTGATAGCTGGCGTTGTGACCGC GATACTTTACTTTGGGTCTGGGAAAGTGATCGATTTCATAAAGTCCTCCTGGTTCAGCACTGGCCATGGAGATGCTCAGGACTCCGGGGTTTCAGCAGAAAAGACCGATAaatcagggagaaaataa
- the IZUMO1 gene encoding izumo sperm-egg fusion protein 1 isoform X2 — MGQRWLPLLVAALAACLLPARGCVMCDPKVVEALNSLETDYLPGHLEAKDHKNLMIRVKEAVEDFKNLPIDEDSYMGVVDKPTLEKASWSLLKDMKRVTDSDVNGQLFVKELLWMLHLAKDTFASYAAQFQKEGLMLQPLIWCSTCQEQVHACRKSLDCGERKVEVHQMEDMILDCELNWHKISQGLTDYSFYRVWQNNSETLMSKGIQPTLTKIMVSPEDAGIYRCELGSVKSSPATIIHFRVTVLPKRIVEEIPSPNTETQDEMAPGEVTLGRPQPSTTLQSQSSKPENVLRSRLVGLLIWGFVVLIAGVVTAILYFGSGKVIDFIKSSWFSTGHGDAQDSGVSAEKTDKSGRK; from the exons ATGGGGCAGCGGTGGCTTCCCCTCCTGGTGGCGGCGCTGGCCGCCTGTCTGCTTCCTGCCCGGGGCTGTGTCATGTGTGATCCAAAGGTCGTGGAAGCTCTAAACTCCTTAGAGACTGATTACCTGCCTGGCCACCTGGAGGCCAAGGATCACAAAAACTTGATGATAAGGGTAAAGGAAGCCGTGGAGGATTTCAAGAATCTGCCGATTGACGAGGACTCCTATATGGGGGTCGTCG acaAACCAACACTAGAAAAAGCATCCTGGAGTTTGCTGAAGGATATGAAACGCGTCACAGACAGCGACGTAAATG GTCAGCTCTTTGTGAAAGAGCTGTTGTGGATGTTGCACCTGGCAAAGGATACCTTTGCCAGCTACGCTGCTCAGTTTCAAAAAGAGG GTTTGATGTTGCAGCCTCTGATCTGGTGCAGTACCTGCCAGGAGCAGGTTCACGCTTGTCGAAAGTCCTTGGATTGCGGAG AGCGCAAAGTCGAGGTCCATCAAATGGAAGATATGATCCTGGACTGTGAGCTCAACTGGCATAAAATCTCTCAAGGCCTGACCGATTACAGCTTTTACAGG GTTTGGCAGAACAATTCTGAGACCTTGATGTCCAAGGGGATACAGCCAACCCTGACCAAGATCATGGTGAGTCCAGAGGATGCAGGCATCTACCGCTGCGAGCTGGGTTCTGTGAAATCCAGTCCAGCCACGATCATCCATTTTCGTGTCACAG TATTGCCCAAAAGAATCGTGGAGGAGATACCATCACCAAACACCGAAACCCAGGATGAGATGGCACCGGGTGAGGTGACTCTGGGTCGCCCCCAGCCGTCCACAACCCTCCAGTCACAGTCATCGAAGCCCGAGAATGTGCTAAGAAGCCGCCTCGTGGGGCTGCTGATCTGGGGCTTCGTGGTGCTGATAGCTGGCGTTGTGACCGC GATACTTTACTTTGGGTCTGGGAAAGTGATCGATTTCATAAAGTCCTCCTGGTTCAGCACTGGCCATGGAGATGCTCAGGACTCCGGGGTTTCAGCAGAAAAGACCGATAaatcagggagaaaataa
- the IZUMO1 gene encoding izumo sperm-egg fusion protein 1 isoform X3, translating into MGQRWLPLLVAALAACLLPARGCVMCDPKVVEALNSLETDYLPGHLEAKDHKNLMIRVKEAVEDFKNLPIDEDSYMGVVDKPTLEKASWSLLKDMKRVTDSDVNGQLFVKELLWMLHLAKDTFASYAAQFQKEGFCPNKCGLMLQPLIWCSTCQEQVHACRKSLDCGERKVEVHQMEDMILDCELNWHKISQGLTDYSFYRVWQNNSETLMSKGIQPTLTKIMVSPEDAGIYRCELGSVKSSPATIIHFRVTVLPKRIVEEIPSPNTETQDEMAPGEVTLGRPQPSTTLQSQSSKPENVLRSRLVGLLIWGFVVLIAGVVTA; encoded by the exons ATGGGGCAGCGGTGGCTTCCCCTCCTGGTGGCGGCGCTGGCCGCCTGTCTGCTTCCTGCCCGGGGCTGTGTCATGTGTGATCCAAAGGTCGTGGAAGCTCTAAACTCCTTAGAGACTGATTACCTGCCTGGCCACCTGGAGGCCAAGGATCACAAAAACTTGATGATAAGGGTAAAGGAAGCCGTGGAGGATTTCAAGAATCTGCCGATTGACGAGGACTCCTATATGGGGGTCGTCG acaAACCAACACTAGAAAAAGCATCCTGGAGTTTGCTGAAGGATATGAAACGCGTCACAGACAGCGACGTAAATG GTCAGCTCTTTGTGAAAGAGCTGTTGTGGATGTTGCACCTGGCAAAGGATACCTTTGCCAGCTACGCTGCTCAGTTTCAAAAAGAGG GTTTTTGTCCCAACAAATGTG GTTTGATGTTGCAGCCTCTGATCTGGTGCAGTACCTGCCAGGAGCAGGTTCACGCTTGTCGAAAGTCCTTGGATTGCGGAG AGCGCAAAGTCGAGGTCCATCAAATGGAAGATATGATCCTGGACTGTGAGCTCAACTGGCATAAAATCTCTCAAGGCCTGACCGATTACAGCTTTTACAGG GTTTGGCAGAACAATTCTGAGACCTTGATGTCCAAGGGGATACAGCCAACCCTGACCAAGATCATGGTGAGTCCAGAGGATGCAGGCATCTACCGCTGCGAGCTGGGTTCTGTGAAATCCAGTCCAGCCACGATCATCCATTTTCGTGTCACAG TATTGCCCAAAAGAATCGTGGAGGAGATACCATCACCAAACACCGAAACCCAGGATGAGATGGCACCGGGTGAGGTGACTCTGGGTCGCCCCCAGCCGTCCACAACCCTCCAGTCACAGTCATCGAAGCCCGAGAATGTGCTAAGAAGCCGCCTCGTGGGGCTGCTGATCTGGGGCTTCGTGGTGCTGATAGCTGGCGTTGTGACCGCGTGA
- the IZUMO1 gene encoding izumo sperm-egg fusion protein 1 isoform X1 produces the protein MGQRWLPLLVAALAACLLPARGCVMCDPKVVEALNSLETDYLPGHLEAKDHKNLMIRVKEAVEDFKNLPIDEDSYMGVVDKPTLEKASWSLLKDMKRVTDSDVNGQLFVKELLWMLHLAKDTFASYAAQFQKEGFCPNKCGLMLQPLIWCSTCQEQVHACRKSLDCGERKVEVHQMEDMILDCELNWHKISQGLTDYSFYRVWQNNSETLMSKGIQPTLTKIMVSPEDAGIYRCELGSVKSSPATIIHFRVTVLPKRIVEEIPSPNTETQDEMAPGEVTLGRPQPSTTLQSQSSKPENVLRSRLVGLLIWGFVVLIAGVVTAILYFGSGKVIDFIKSSWFSTGHGDAQDSGVSAEKTDKSGRK, from the exons ATGGGGCAGCGGTGGCTTCCCCTCCTGGTGGCGGCGCTGGCCGCCTGTCTGCTTCCTGCCCGGGGCTGTGTCATGTGTGATCCAAAGGTCGTGGAAGCTCTAAACTCCTTAGAGACTGATTACCTGCCTGGCCACCTGGAGGCCAAGGATCACAAAAACTTGATGATAAGGGTAAAGGAAGCCGTGGAGGATTTCAAGAATCTGCCGATTGACGAGGACTCCTATATGGGGGTCGTCG acaAACCAACACTAGAAAAAGCATCCTGGAGTTTGCTGAAGGATATGAAACGCGTCACAGACAGCGACGTAAATG GTCAGCTCTTTGTGAAAGAGCTGTTGTGGATGTTGCACCTGGCAAAGGATACCTTTGCCAGCTACGCTGCTCAGTTTCAAAAAGAGG GTTTTTGTCCCAACAAATGTG GTTTGATGTTGCAGCCTCTGATCTGGTGCAGTACCTGCCAGGAGCAGGTTCACGCTTGTCGAAAGTCCTTGGATTGCGGAG AGCGCAAAGTCGAGGTCCATCAAATGGAAGATATGATCCTGGACTGTGAGCTCAACTGGCATAAAATCTCTCAAGGCCTGACCGATTACAGCTTTTACAGG GTTTGGCAGAACAATTCTGAGACCTTGATGTCCAAGGGGATACAGCCAACCCTGACCAAGATCATGGTGAGTCCAGAGGATGCAGGCATCTACCGCTGCGAGCTGGGTTCTGTGAAATCCAGTCCAGCCACGATCATCCATTTTCGTGTCACAG TATTGCCCAAAAGAATCGTGGAGGAGATACCATCACCAAACACCGAAACCCAGGATGAGATGGCACCGGGTGAGGTGACTCTGGGTCGCCCCCAGCCGTCCACAACCCTCCAGTCACAGTCATCGAAGCCCGAGAATGTGCTAAGAAGCCGCCTCGTGGGGCTGCTGATCTGGGGCTTCGTGGTGCTGATAGCTGGCGTTGTGACCGC GATACTTTACTTTGGGTCTGGGAAAGTGATCGATTTCATAAAGTCCTCCTGGTTCAGCACTGGCCATGGAGATGCTCAGGACTCCGGGGTTTCAGCAGAAAAGACCGATAaatcagggagaaaataa
- the IZUMO1 gene encoding izumo sperm-egg fusion protein 1 isoform X5, with translation MKRVTDSDVNGQLFVKELLWMLHLAKDTFASYAAQFQKEGFCPNKCGLMLQPLIWCSTCQEQVHACRKSLDCGERKVEVHQMEDMILDCELNWHKISQGLTDYSFYRVWQNNSETLMSKGIQPTLTKIMVSPEDAGIYRCELGSVKSSPATIIHFRVTVLPKRIVEEIPSPNTETQDEMAPGEVTLGRPQPSTTLQSQSSKPENVLRSRLVGLLIWGFVVLIAGVVTAILYFGSGKVIDFIKSSWFSTGHGDAQDSGVSAEKTDKSGRK, from the exons ATGAAACGCGTCACAGACAGCGACGTAAATG GTCAGCTCTTTGTGAAAGAGCTGTTGTGGATGTTGCACCTGGCAAAGGATACCTTTGCCAGCTACGCTGCTCAGTTTCAAAAAGAGG GTTTTTGTCCCAACAAATGTG GTTTGATGTTGCAGCCTCTGATCTGGTGCAGTACCTGCCAGGAGCAGGTTCACGCTTGTCGAAAGTCCTTGGATTGCGGAG AGCGCAAAGTCGAGGTCCATCAAATGGAAGATATGATCCTGGACTGTGAGCTCAACTGGCATAAAATCTCTCAAGGCCTGACCGATTACAGCTTTTACAGG GTTTGGCAGAACAATTCTGAGACCTTGATGTCCAAGGGGATACAGCCAACCCTGACCAAGATCATGGTGAGTCCAGAGGATGCAGGCATCTACCGCTGCGAGCTGGGTTCTGTGAAATCCAGTCCAGCCACGATCATCCATTTTCGTGTCACAG TATTGCCCAAAAGAATCGTGGAGGAGATACCATCACCAAACACCGAAACCCAGGATGAGATGGCACCGGGTGAGGTGACTCTGGGTCGCCCCCAGCCGTCCACAACCCTCCAGTCACAGTCATCGAAGCCCGAGAATGTGCTAAGAAGCCGCCTCGTGGGGCTGCTGATCTGGGGCTTCGTGGTGCTGATAGCTGGCGTTGTGACCGC GATACTTTACTTTGGGTCTGGGAAAGTGATCGATTTCATAAAGTCCTCCTGGTTCAGCACTGGCCATGGAGATGCTCAGGACTCCGGGGTTTCAGCAGAAAAGACCGATAaatcagggagaaaataa